The proteins below are encoded in one region of Segatella copri:
- a CDS encoding electron transfer flavoprotein subunit alpha/FixB family protein has translation MNNVFVYCEVEGTTVAEVSQELLTKGRKLANQQGVELHAIVAGTGIKGQVEDQILPYGVDKLFVFDAEGLFPYTSAPHTDILVNLFKEEKPQIALMGATVIGRDLGPRVSSSLTSGLTADCTELEIGDYDDKKSGKHYEGLLYQIRPAFGGNIVATIVNPDHRPQMATVRSGVMQKSIYEGECKKEVVYPEVSKYVPAEDFVVKVLDHHVEAAKHNLKGSAIVVAGGYGVGSKEGFDQLFELAHLLHGEVGASRAAVDAGWVDHDRQIGQTGVTVHPKVYIACGISGQIQHIAGMQDSGIIISVNNDPDAPINKIADYVINGNVEDVVPKLIKYYKQNSK, from the coding sequence ATGAACAACGTATTTGTATATTGCGAGGTAGAAGGCACAACCGTTGCCGAAGTATCTCAGGAATTGCTCACCAAGGGTCGTAAGCTCGCTAACCAGCAGGGCGTGGAGCTCCATGCCATCGTGGCTGGTACCGGCATCAAGGGTCAGGTAGAGGATCAGATTCTCCCTTATGGTGTAGATAAATTATTTGTTTTCGATGCTGAGGGATTGTTCCCATACACTTCAGCTCCTCATACAGACATTCTCGTCAACCTCTTCAAGGAGGAGAAGCCTCAGATTGCGCTGATGGGTGCTACCGTTATCGGTCGCGACCTCGGTCCTCGTGTTTCTTCTTCATTGACCAGCGGTCTTACCGCCGACTGTACAGAACTTGAGATTGGTGATTACGACGACAAGAAGAGCGGCAAGCACTATGAGGGTCTGCTCTATCAGATTCGTCCTGCCTTCGGTGGTAACATCGTGGCTACTATCGTAAACCCAGACCACCGTCCACAGATGGCTACAGTCCGCTCTGGCGTGATGCAGAAGAGCATCTACGAGGGTGAGTGCAAGAAGGAAGTAGTTTACCCTGAGGTAAGCAAGTATGTTCCTGCTGAGGACTTCGTTGTAAAGGTACTCGACCACCACGTAGAGGCTGCAAAGCACAACCTGAAGGGTTCTGCCATCGTCGTAGCCGGCGGTTATGGCGTAGGAAGCAAGGAAGGCTTCGACCAGCTCTTCGAATTGGCTCATCTCCTCCATGGTGAGGTAGGTGCTTCTCGTGCTGCAGTAGATGCAGGTTGGGTAGATCACGATCGTCAGATTGGTCAGACTGGTGTTACCGTTCATCCTAAGGTATATATCGCCTGCGGAATCTCTGGTCAGATTCAGCACATCGCCGGTATGCAGGATTCAGGCATCATCATCTCTGTAAACAATGATCCTGATGCTCCAATCAACAAGATTGCCGACTACGTTATCAACGGCAATGTTGAGGATGTGGTTCCTAAACTCATCAAGTACTACAAGCAGAATTCCAAGTAA
- a CDS encoding electron transfer flavoprotein subunit beta/FixA family protein, which translates to MSLKIVVLAKQVPDTRNVGKDAMTAEGTVNRAALPAIFNPEDLNALEQALRLKEQNPGSTVGILTMGPPRAGEIIRQGLYRGADTGWLLTDRLFAGADTLATSYALATGIQKIGDVDIVIGGRQAIDGDTAQVGPQVAQKLGLNQVTYAEEILKVEDGKATIRRLIDGGVETVEAPLPLVITVNGSAAPCRPCNVKLVMKYKYATCPMERKGDEPWANLYEERPYLTLNQWSVADVDGDPAQCGLSGSPTKVKAVKNIVFQAKESKTLTSSDEDIDGLMKELLNESIIG; encoded by the coding sequence ATGAGTTTAAAAATCGTAGTACTTGCCAAGCAAGTACCTGACACAAGAAATGTGGGTAAGGATGCGATGACCGCCGAAGGCACAGTAAATCGCGCTGCCCTTCCTGCAATCTTCAATCCTGAAGATTTGAACGCATTGGAGCAAGCTCTCCGATTGAAAGAGCAGAATCCAGGTTCTACAGTTGGTATTTTGACTATGGGTCCTCCACGTGCTGGAGAAATCATCCGCCAGGGTCTTTATCGTGGTGCAGATACAGGTTGGTTGCTTACCGACCGTCTCTTTGCCGGTGCTGATACATTGGCTACTTCCTATGCCCTTGCTACCGGTATCCAGAAGATTGGTGACGTTGACATCGTGATCGGTGGTCGCCAGGCTATCGATGGTGATACAGCCCAGGTAGGTCCGCAGGTGGCTCAGAAGTTGGGATTGAACCAGGTAACCTACGCAGAGGAAATCCTCAAGGTAGAGGATGGCAAGGCTACTATACGCCGCCTCATTGATGGTGGTGTGGAGACTGTTGAGGCTCCATTGCCATTGGTTATCACCGTAAACGGAAGTGCTGCTCCATGTCGCCCATGCAACGTGAAGCTCGTAATGAAATATAAATACGCTACCTGCCCTATGGAGCGCAAGGGTGATGAACCTTGGGCCAACCTCTATGAGGAGCGCCCTTACCTCACTCTGAACCAGTGGAGCGTTGCCGATGTTGACGGCGACCCTGCACAGTGCGGTTTGAGTGGTTCACCTACCAAGGTGAAGGCCGTGAAGAACATCGTGTTCCAGGCTAAGGAAAGCAAGACCTTGACCAGCAGCGATGAAGACATCGACGGACTGATGAAGGAATTGTTGAACGAAAGTATTATCGGATAA
- a CDS encoding acyl-CoA dehydrogenase family protein, producing the protein MANYYTDHPEIEFHLNHPLMKRVVDLKERNYVEKDQFEDAPVNYEDAIENYKRLLDITGDVAANIIEPNSEDVDLEGPHLENGRMIYASKTFENLDATRKAGLWGLSMPRRYGGLNLPNAIFSMASEIIAAADAGFQNIWSLQSCIDTLYEFGSEEQRQKYIPRICAGETMSMDLTEPDAGSDLQRVMLKATQDEDGTWRLNGVKRFITNGDSDIHLVLARSEEGTKDGRGLSMFIYDKRDGGVTVRHIEHKLGIHGSPTCELVYKNAKAELCGNTRLGLIKYVMALMNGARLGIAAQSVGVEQEAYNEGLAYAKERAQFGEKIINFPAVYDMLSRMKAKLDAGRSLLYCCARYVDIYKALEDIARDTKLTPEERQEMKKYTRLADAFTPLAKGMNSEYANQNAYDAISIHGGSGFIMEYKCQRLFRDARIFSIYEGTTQLQVVAAIRYITNGTYLSIIKEMLENEVSDDLKPLKERVAKLVELYEAAINKVKEANDQAVHDFLARRLYNMTGDIVMSLLILDDATKAPEMFAKSANVYVRMAEEEVLGHSAYIQNFKAEDLESFKA; encoded by the coding sequence ATGGCTAATTATTATACAGACCATCCTGAAATAGAGTTCCACTTGAATCATCCGCTTATGAAGCGTGTTGTGGACTTGAAGGAAAGAAATTATGTAGAAAAAGACCAGTTTGAAGATGCTCCTGTCAACTACGAGGATGCCATCGAGAACTACAAGCGATTGCTGGATATTACCGGCGATGTAGCTGCTAACATCATCGAACCAAACTCTGAGGATGTTGACCTCGAAGGTCCACACCTGGAGAACGGCCGCATGATTTATGCCAGCAAGACATTCGAGAACCTCGATGCTACCCGCAAGGCTGGCCTCTGGGGCTTGTCAATGCCTCGTCGTTACGGCGGCTTGAACTTGCCTAACGCCATCTTCTCTATGGCTTCTGAAATCATAGCTGCTGCCGATGCCGGTTTCCAGAACATCTGGTCGCTCCAGAGCTGTATCGATACACTCTATGAGTTCGGTTCTGAGGAGCAGCGCCAGAAGTACATCCCTCGCATCTGCGCAGGCGAGACCATGAGTATGGACTTGACTGAGCCTGATGCAGGTTCTGACTTGCAGCGCGTAATGCTGAAGGCTACACAGGATGAGGACGGCACATGGCGTCTGAATGGTGTGAAGCGTTTCATCACCAATGGTGACTCAGACATCCACCTGGTTCTGGCTCGTTCTGAAGAAGGCACCAAGGATGGTCGTGGTCTTTCTATGTTCATCTACGACAAGCGTGATGGTGGCGTAACCGTTCGTCACATCGAGCACAAGTTGGGTATTCATGGTTCTCCAACCTGCGAGTTGGTTTACAAGAATGCCAAGGCTGAGCTTTGCGGTAACACCCGTCTCGGTTTGATTAAGTACGTGATGGCTCTGATGAACGGTGCCCGTCTGGGTATTGCAGCTCAGAGTGTAGGTGTTGAGCAGGAGGCTTACAACGAGGGTTTGGCTTATGCCAAGGAGCGTGCTCAGTTTGGTGAGAAGATCATCAACTTCCCAGCCGTTTACGACATGCTTTCTAGAATGAAGGCTAAGTTGGATGCAGGCCGTTCACTCCTCTACTGCTGTGCTCGCTACGTAGATATCTACAAGGCGTTGGAAGACATCGCCCGCGACACTAAGCTCACTCCAGAGGAGCGTCAGGAGATGAAGAAATACACCCGCTTGGCTGATGCGTTCACTCCATTGGCAAAGGGTATGAACTCAGAGTATGCCAACCAGAATGCATACGATGCCATCAGCATTCACGGTGGTTCTGGTTTCATCATGGAGTACAAGTGCCAGCGCCTGTTCCGTGATGCCCGCATCTTCTCTATCTACGAGGGAACCACCCAGCTTCAGGTAGTAGCAGCTATCCGCTACATCACCAACGGCACTTATCTCAGCATCATCAAGGAGATGTTGGAGAATGAGGTATCAGATGACTTGAAGCCATTGAAGGAGCGTGTAGCTAAGCTCGTAGAACTTTACGAGGCAGCCATCAACAAGGTGAAGGAGGCTAACGATCAGGCTGTTCACGACTTCCTGGCTCGCCGTCTCTACAACATGACTGGCGACATCGTGATGTCTCTCCTCATCCTCGACGATGCAACCAAGGCACCAGAGATGTTTGCCAAGAGTGCAAATGTTTATGTACGCATGGCAGAGGAGGAAGTTCTCGGCCATTCAGCATACATCCAGAACTTCAAGGCAGAAGACTTGGAGAGCTTCAAGGCATAA